The Arthrobacter zhaoxinii sequence GACGAGGTGCGAGCGGTTCAGCTTGATCGACATCTGGACCGTCATATCGGTCTTCACCATGGCAGCCTCGGCAAAGTGGGTGTCCGAGATGGCGGAGATCAGGTTGCCGCCCAGTGCCATAAAGAACTTGATGCGTCCGTCATGCATCCGGTGGAACGTTTCGACGGCGTCGGCACCGTGCTCGCGGGGCGGGTCGAAGTTGAACTCCTTGCCCAGCGAATCGAGGAACGCCGGCGGCATCTGCTCCCAGATACCCATGGTGCGGTCGCCCTGGACGTTGCTGTGCCCGCGGATCGGGGCGGCGCCGGCGCCGGGCTTACCGATGTTGCCGCGCAGCAGCAGCAGGTTGATGATCTCCTTGATGGTGGCGACACCCTTTTTCTGCTGGGTGATGCCCATGGCCCAAGTGATGATCACCTTTTCCGCACGCAGGTAGCGGTCGGCCAGCTCGTCGATTTCCTCGACGCGCAGCCCGGTGGCTTCAAGGACTTCGTCGTCGTCAAGGAGCATGATGTGCTCCTTGAGGTCCGCGAGGCCCTCGCAGTGCTTTTCCAGGAAGTCGTGGTCCAGGACGGTTCCCGGATTCTTTTCCTCGGCCTCGAAGACCCGCTTGGAGATGGCCTGGAGCAGGGCCATGTCACCGCCGAGCCGGATCTGCAGGAACTGGTCGGCCAGTTCCGTGCCCTTGCCGGCGATGCCGCGGGGTTTCTGCGGGTTCTTGTAGCGCTTCAGTCCTGCTTCGGGGAGCGGGTTGACGGCGACGATGTTGCCGCCGTTGCGCTTGCAGTCCTCCAGGGCGGTCAGCATACGCGGGTGGTTGGTGCCCGGGTTCTGGCCCATCAGGATGATCAGGTCGGCTTTTTCGAAGTCGTCATAGGCCACCGTGGCCTTACCGATGCCGATGGTCTGGCCCATGCCCCAGCCCGAGGACTCGTGGCACATGTTGGAGCAGTCCGGCAGGTTGTTCGTACCGTAGGCGCGGATGAACAACTGGTAGAGGAAGGCGGCCTCGTTGGAGGTACGCCCGCTGGTGTAGAACGCAGCCTCGTCGGGGGAGTCCAGGGCCTTGAGCCGGTCGGCCACAATGCCGAGCGCCTCATCCCAGCCGACGGGACGGTAGTGGTCTTCGCCCGCGGGCTTGTACAGAGGCTCGGTGAGCCGGCCCTGCATACCCATCCAGTATTCGCTGCGTTCGCGCAGCTCCGTGAGGCTGTGTTCCGCCCAGAACTCCGAGGGAATGACAACCGGCGTGGCTTCCCACGTGACGGCCTTGACGCCTTCCTCGCAGTATTCAAAGGGACTGCGGTCCTTGGGATCGGGCCAGGCACAGCTCGGGCAGTCGAACCCGTGCTTCTGGTTCATCTTGAAAGTAGCACCCAGGGCACGGGAGAGCCCCATGTTCTCAATGGCCGGTTTCATGGAGTGGTAGACGGCAGGGATGCCGGCTGCCCATTCCTTCGGATGCCCCTTAACCTCTATGTCGTTCTCATTCACTTCTTTTACGCGGGGTTCTTTCCTGGCCACGCCGCACTTCCCTTCATCGCTTAGCTGCAGGTACGCCGTAGGCGAACTAGACTCTCCCGCAGTTTACCTACCATTAGGCCTAACCGTCAGGCCGCACCGCCGCAAGCGCTGCGGCAGTCGGGCCGCGTCCCTTCACTCCCGAACGATGGCGGGGCACCTGGGCGCCGTTGGGACCGGTACGAAGTAGTCTCAAGCGTTGGTGAATTGCCTCCGGATTTGCACACCGGATTTCCTTGACCGTTTTCCATTCTGTGGGTTTGATGGGTGGCTACTGATGTCCAGGGGCCACAAGTGGGGGAGCCGGTGTCTGAGGAATTGGCGGGTCTGGATCTGGTTTTGCGGCGGACGGAGCTGGAAAAGGATCTGGCCCGTGTTCTTGACGAGGGTGTGCCGGGTGGCTGGCAGTCATTGAAGTTTGAGGCTCGTTCTGCGGGCAAGGTGACGGAATCGCTGACCTATGTTTACCGTAATGGTGTCGAAGAGCGGGCAAACTCGAAGGCCGCCTTTTCGCTGTTGAGGCCATTGCGCAAGCTGATGTATCGGCCGGACTACGGCACCTGGTTTTCGATGGAGATGCACCTCGATAACCAAGGCCATGTCGAAACGCACTACAACTTTGATGAGGAAGCGGACTGGAGCTTCCCGCTTGCGGATCGGTCCTATCAGCAAGACCAGCAGAGGTTCCCGCGGGATCCCGAGCACATTCCGGCGTGGCTGGCGCCGAAGCTTGGGCTTGGCAGCGCTTCCAACTAGTTCCACGGGGTGGGAGCCGCTCCCGCCCGAGCAGTAGCTGTAATCATTCGATCATGAGGGGGGTGGCCTGTGTCTGAACAGTTGGCGGGTCTGGAATTGGTTTTGAGACGGACCGAATTGGAGACGGCGTTGGCGCGCGAGGTGGACGGGAGCGTCCCGGCGGGCTGGCGGTCGCTCAGGTTGGAGGGGCGCTCGGCTGGCACCGTGTCGGAGGTCCAGCTCTTCTTTGACCGGAACGGCACGACGAAGGGGGCCGAACCTTCGGATGACACGCTCGACCTCATCCGAGAGTTGCGCAAGCTTATGTATCGCCTGTCCTACGGCACCTGGTTCTCCCTGACCATGAAGATCGATGACCAGGGCCACGCGGAGACGCATTACAACTACGACGAGGAATCGGACTGGAGTTTCCCGCTGGATGACGAATCCTACGTAGAGGACCAGCAGAGGTTCCCGCGGGAACCGGAGCACATTCCCGCGTGGCTGGCTCCGAAGCTCGGGCTTGGCAGCCATGGTTCGTGATGACGAGCAGGGAACATCCCTGCCGGCCAAAAACCGTCCGACGGAGACCTTCCCGAATGGGATGCGGATCCCGCAGTACTACGGGGTATGGCGGGGTGAATGGTTCTCCGCCGTACTCACTCGGGAAACTGCGACACTCGCGTCATATGGCCTTGAGCCGCCGGGCTCGGAGTGGTCCCCCTCGCGGCAGACGGATGAATCCGGTCATCCCTGGTACTGGATGCTGGAGGTGCCGAGGGAAGCGCTTGACCGCTTGGTTGATGTTCGCGTGACCGCGACCTGGCGCGGATTTGACTGCTACCTGGGTGGATACAACAACGGCATCGTTCATGCCCGAGTAGGCGGCAACGGGAATCAGACGGCAAGGATTATGCGGGGAGAAATTCCCGAGATTGTCCAGATGGATCGGATTGAGTATGTGGGCACCTTCCGCTGGGAAGACCTGGAGGACATCAGGATGGAAGAAAAAGACCTCAAGAAGTAGGACGCGTAAAGCACTTATCGCTGCCCAAGGGCTGCGGAAAGCAGGAAACTTTGATTTTTCAGAAGCCGCTAAGCCCGGCCCATGTGGGCCCGATGGTGGAGGGCAACCGCGACACGATCGCCGGGTTTGTCCTGAACGCCGCCGACCTCGCGCAGGTGAAGTCGCCGCGCGAGCTGTATGAGGTGCACGGCCTGGGCTTCGCCGGCTCGCCATGGGACCCGGCCGCCGACTATCTCGACGTGCTGCGGTTCCAGGCGCCGCCGTCGGTCTACGTGCATTCGGCGACGGCGCCGGAGTTCGTGGACCGGCCGCCGTTCACCGGTACCGGGTTTGCCCGCTGGGGCGGAGGCGTGGCGCCGGTGTGGTTCCTGGATGAGTGCCGGATCCCGCCGCGTGCACAGCTGTGGCGGATCCGGGAGGGCCAGCAGGATCAGTTGCTGGCGATGTACATCGACGCAGCTTCTGGCTGGGGCATCCTCGAGGGTTCCGGTATCTCCAGTCCTGCGCACACGGTGCCGCAGACGGTGATCGGTTGGGTGGCGGTATGGGACGGCTTCCAGTTCCCGGCCGACGTGGTGGGTGACAAGGCGGTGCTGGCTGCGGCGTCGGAGCCGCCCGCTGAGATCACCGGGTTCCGGCGGACGATGCGCGGATGCTGGAGCCGGGAGGTGCCAGTTTCGGAATTGGATGACCTGTTCGAGGTCAATGCGGTGTGCCGTTGGCAGGGGCATCCGTTCCGGATTACGGATGTGGCGCACGACGGCGGTGCCCGCATCTTCCGACTGTTCTACACCGGGCACAACGCGGATATTGCGGAGTCGCTGGGCTTGAACAAGGGCGATGCCGGCGTGTACTGGACCGTTCAGCCGGAGTCCGCGGTGACGGGGGTCGAGATGTTCCAGAACCGGCTCAAGTCCGCCGCGCGCTAGGAGCGGTCGGCCCCGCCGCTCGTGCTGCGGAGGGAGGGCTGGAACGGATTAGGCTTCGAAATGGCGCGACGCAAAGATGTTGTTGCCTGAGCTCACATTCATATCGCAGGGGGATAACGGACATGACTGGTTATATGGGCTCGGCCCCACCGTCGCCGGAGGGGGACCGGTCGGCGACATCCTGCCCGGTCAGGAACCGTCCGGCGGAGACCTTCCCGAATGGGATGCGGATCCCGCGCTATTACGGGGTGTGGCGGGGTGAATGGTTCTCCGCCAAACTCAGGCGGGAGACTGCAACGCTCATCTCATTTGACCTTGAGCCACCGAGCGCGGAGTGGTCTCGCTCGCGGCAGACGGATGAATCAGGTCATCCCTGGTACTGGAAGCTGGAGGTGCTGAGGGAGGCGCTTGACCGTCTGGTTGATGTTCGCGTGACCGCGATATGGCGCGGAATTGAATGCAACTTGGGTGGATACAATAACGGCATCGTTCACGCCCGCGTTAGGACAAACCCGGAGCAGGAGGCGAAGGTCAGGCGGGGAGAGATCCCCGAGATCGTCATGGCCGACCGGACTGAATATGTCGGGACCTTCCGCTGGGAGGACCTGGAGGACATCCGGATGGAAGAAAAAGACCTAAAGAAGTAGAAAGCTTTCATCGCTGTCTGGGGGCAATTCAGATCTTCGAAAAATGGTTGTTCCTTAGAACAACGGATTCCGAGACAAACGGTGCCGGCGGTATATTCTCTGGCTATGTGGAGTTCCAGCGGGATGAAGTTGACCGGTTCGTACGGTACGTGGAACGGGCAGGAAGTTGAACTGGATTCAACGACGCCATCCGACGGGACACTTCTGCTTATTCAGCATGGTGGAGACCGCCCGGATGCAAGTTGGATGACTATCGACCTGGGGAACGTGTACCCCATTCCCGGTATCAGGCACTGCTTCGGGTTCCTGCGGAGGAGGTCTCAGACATCCATGCCGTGCGGACCACCGGGGAAATCAGCCCTTGGAACCAGGTGCAGATCCTTGCAGAGAATCCAGAAGGAAAATTCGCTGTCGTTACCGGTTCCGATAAACAGCGGCTGGTGGACAGTTACGGGTTTTCCACATTTTCCGGCGAGCCGGTACACCGCTCGCATGTTTTCGGATGGCTGCCAGAGGAAATGGTCCACAACATCGAATCCGTCGTGCGCTGGCGTAAGGACGACGCGTCATGAGTCGACCCGGGGATGCGGGACGCGGGCGGTCCCGACGCCGGCCCTGACATCCGTCGTCGCCCGTTTCGCATAACTCCCGCTGGCGGACACTATGGGGCAAGATTGGTTAGGTGAGCACAGCCAAGACATCCCCGGAACCCACGGACACCGAAGCCGCCGTCGAGTCGGTCAGCACAGACACCCCGCCCGCCGGGGACCTGCGCGAGGAGTACCAGACGCTCGCCGAGCAGGTGCGCCGCTACCGCTTCGCGTACTACAACGAAGACGCCCCCCTGGTTTCGGACGCAGAATTTGACCGGCTCTACCGCCGCCTGGAAGAGCTCGAGGCGCTGCACCCCGAGCTGGTCACCAATGACTCACCCACGCAGGAGGTGGGCGGCGAGGTATCTTCCGCCTTCGCCCCGGTGGAACACCTGCAGCGCATGTACAGCCTCGAGGATGTCTTCTCCCTCGACGAGCTCGACGCCTGGGTGCGTAAGGCCGAGGCCTCCGTGGCCAACATTGCCCCCGGCGCGCAGATTAAGTGGCTGACCGAGCTCAAGATCGACGGCCTC is a genomic window containing:
- a CDS encoding FdhF/YdeP family oxidoreductase, encoding MARKEPRVKEVNENDIEVKGHPKEWAAGIPAVYHSMKPAIENMGLSRALGATFKMNQKHGFDCPSCAWPDPKDRSPFEYCEEGVKAVTWEATPVVIPSEFWAEHSLTELRERSEYWMGMQGRLTEPLYKPAGEDHYRPVGWDEALGIVADRLKALDSPDEAAFYTSGRTSNEAAFLYQLFIRAYGTNNLPDCSNMCHESSGWGMGQTIGIGKATVAYDDFEKADLIILMGQNPGTNHPRMLTALEDCKRNGGNIVAVNPLPEAGLKRYKNPQKPRGIAGKGTELADQFLQIRLGGDMALLQAISKRVFEAEEKNPGTVLDHDFLEKHCEGLADLKEHIMLLDDDEVLEATGLRVEEIDELADRYLRAEKVIITWAMGITQQKKGVATIKEIINLLLLRGNIGKPGAGAAPIRGHSNVQGDRTMGIWEQMPPAFLDSLGKEFNFDPPREHGADAVETFHRMHDGRIKFFMALGGNLISAISDTHFAEAAMVKTDMTVQMSIKLNRSHLVTGKEALILPVLGRTEFDDQETGRQFVSVEDTVCVVHASHGGVAPVSKNLLSEPAVVARLGALVIGDRIDADWAGYEKDYDLIRDHISRVVVGCENYNERIRQDGGFVLPNGPRDSRTFNTPTGKAVLTVNDLEAVERPEGTLLLQSLRSHDQWNTTIYGHNDRYRGIKGGRHILFMNSGDIEELGLADGQQIDIHGVYKDGVERVVRNFRVVSYPTPKGCVAAYYPEANVLVPMDHVAEGSNTPVSKAVVVRVEPAAQPASGPEDKMRRTKVNA
- a CDS encoding immunity protein YezG family protein, encoding MSEVQLFFDRNGTTKGAEPSDDTLDLIRELRKLMYRLSYGTWFSLTMKIDDQGHAETHYNYDEESDWSFPLDDESYVEDQQRFPREPEHIPAWLAPKLGLGSHGS